A region of uncultured Carboxylicivirga sp. DNA encodes the following proteins:
- the dnaG gene encoding DNA primase has product MDATQIIEHINGEIVSIISNFVELKKAGTNFSARCPFHNEKTASFHVNPAKGIYKCFGCGKGGDALNFIKEHEGVDFKHAVEIGAKKLKIDFEWKKSKDFDQAKYQHRESLHIACNIVERFFTEKLSHPEAQKYIQGRNIINPSHGSFDLGYAPNGNELLAYARQNGVKTEILEEIGVLKSNDNGLYDFFRNRLIFPISNSRGQTIAFAGRDLSDNSKIKYLNTPESIIYIKGNELYALNAARMAIKNDDRVYIVEGYTDALRMHAIGITNTVATCGTAMTNAQSVLLKRYTNKVTLIFDGDNAGQRATERNAEILIKNQFHVSVMVLPEKHDPDTLFTTKELFLQHNEQQTDYIIFKTQQLAEKAASDPVYKSEAIKRISKLIANYDKTKQEVYTEFVAEHIKPKKAWLDAIKELTQNEPQPTHRYSIPQHVSLNDFNRWGFYVEDNCYVFRNKKGDDFVTHSNFVMAPLFHIESPINAKRLYEIKNRHNLVKIVELPQRDLVSITNFKLQVESLGNFLWTGGESELNKLKAWLYEKTKSCKEVVQMGWQREGFFCWGNGIYDGEQFIKADKYGIVQHNERYYYIPACSEIYASDDTLFEFERHFIHNEGNITLYEYAQKYTAVFGNNGIITLSFFFASLFLDIISRRFDKFPILNMYGQKGSGKNTCAESILYMFGRKGKVPNLHNSSKPSIADHVATSSNAVCVLDEYRNDLEMEKRELLKGFWDKTGRTRMNMDKDKKKETSKVNQGIIVCGQQIATADIALFSRFIALGFSKTIFSFEEKKHFEELEQINKQGLTQITHQLLKHRETFKKSYNKTVDAVSDQFRELLGTTAIETRIFNNWLTVASAYATVAQIVELPFKYDTIIQLFVELMVLQNSETAKNDDLGIFWKTVQYLISSNMLFEGGDYKVIYADRINRTFKENSEWKKSEIVFQEPNDLLYLSVSRVFGLYKSQALREGDRPLPDATVEYYLKNSPAYICDTKKVSFKKIDAKSGMQEYDENGNKKFTSTTAFVFYLDKLNLSLENVKREN; this is encoded by the coding sequence ATGGATGCAACCCAAATAATAGAACACATAAACGGAGAAATTGTAAGTATCATTTCCAATTTTGTGGAGCTAAAGAAAGCCGGAACCAACTTTTCGGCTCGATGCCCTTTTCACAATGAAAAAACGGCTTCATTCCATGTGAACCCGGCCAAAGGGATTTATAAATGCTTTGGCTGTGGCAAAGGTGGCGATGCGCTTAATTTCATAAAGGAACATGAAGGGGTTGACTTCAAACATGCCGTGGAGATTGGTGCGAAAAAGCTAAAGATTGATTTTGAGTGGAAGAAAAGCAAAGACTTTGACCAAGCCAAATATCAGCATCGTGAAAGTCTGCATATTGCCTGTAATATAGTGGAGCGTTTCTTTACCGAAAAACTTTCCCATCCCGAAGCTCAGAAATACATCCAAGGTCGGAACATCATTAACCCTTCACACGGTAGTTTTGATTTAGGTTATGCGCCAAACGGTAATGAACTGCTGGCCTATGCCCGGCAAAATGGTGTGAAAACAGAAATATTGGAAGAAATCGGAGTTTTGAAAAGCAACGACAATGGGCTGTATGACTTTTTCCGGAACCGTTTAATCTTTCCCATTTCCAATTCACGAGGCCAGACCATCGCTTTTGCCGGAAGGGACTTATCGGATAATTCCAAGATAAAGTACCTGAATACCCCGGAAAGTATCATTTACATCAAAGGAAATGAACTCTATGCCTTAAATGCTGCCCGGATGGCCATTAAAAACGATGACCGGGTTTATATAGTGGAAGGTTATACGGATGCGCTGCGGATGCACGCCATTGGCATTACAAATACCGTGGCCACCTGTGGAACCGCAATGACCAATGCACAGTCTGTTTTATTAAAACGGTACACCAACAAAGTTACGTTAATCTTTGACGGGGATAATGCCGGACAAAGGGCAACGGAACGCAATGCCGAAATCTTGATTAAAAACCAGTTCCATGTTTCGGTGATGGTACTTCCGGAAAAGCATGACCCGGATACACTATTTACTACAAAGGAGTTATTTCTTCAGCACAATGAACAGCAAACCGATTACATTATTTTCAAAACCCAGCAATTAGCTGAAAAGGCTGCTTCCGACCCGGTTTATAAATCGGAGGCCATTAAACGTATTTCCAAGCTGATTGCCAACTACGACAAGACCAAACAGGAGGTTTATACCGAATTTGTAGCGGAACACATCAAGCCAAAGAAAGCTTGGCTGGATGCTATTAAAGAACTAACACAAAACGAACCACAACCAACACACCGTTATTCCATTCCCCAACATGTCAGTCTGAATGATTTTAACCGTTGGGGATTTTATGTGGAAGATAATTGCTATGTATTTCGGAACAAGAAAGGTGATGACTTTGTAACCCATTCCAATTTTGTAATGGCTCCTTTGTTTCATATCGAAAGCCCCATTAACGCAAAGCGTTTGTACGAAATCAAGAACCGTCATAATCTGGTGAAAATAGTGGAGCTTCCCCAACGGGATTTGGTGAGCATTACCAACTTCAAGTTACAAGTTGAATCTTTGGGAAACTTCCTTTGGACGGGTGGAGAAAGCGAACTGAATAAACTAAAAGCGTGGCTTTACGAGAAAACCAAAAGCTGCAAGGAAGTGGTTCAAATGGGCTGGCAACGGGAAGGATTCTTTTGCTGGGGCAACGGCATTTACGATGGGGAACAGTTTATCAAGGCCGATAAATATGGAATTGTACAGCACAACGAACGTTATTACTACATTCCTGCCTGTTCTGAAATCTATGCCAGTGATGATACCCTGTTTGAGTTTGAACGGCATTTCATCCACAACGAAGGCAATATCACCCTTTATGAATATGCCCAGAAATACACGGCTGTATTCGGCAATAATGGCATTATCACCCTTTCGTTTTTCTTTGCCAGTTTGTTTCTGGACATTATCTCCAGACGGTTCGATAAATTTCCCATCCTAAATATGTATGGACAGAAAGGTTCCGGTAAGAATACCTGCGCAGAAAGCATCCTGTATATGTTTGGCCGCAAAGGAAAAGTTCCCAACCTGCATAATTCCAGTAAACCATCCATTGCCGACCATGTGGCAACCAGCTCCAATGCGGTTTGTGTGCTGGATGAGTACCGGAATGACTTGGAAATGGAGAAACGAGAATTACTGAAAGGTTTCTGGGATAAGACCGGACGAACCCGTATGAATATGGACAAGGACAAGAAAAAAGAAACCTCAAAAGTGAATCAGGGAATCATTGTCTGCGGCCAGCAGATTGCCACGGCTGATATTGCACTGTTTAGTCGCTTCATTGCCTTGGGTTTTTCAAAAACCATCTTCTCCTTTGAGGAAAAGAAACACTTTGAGGAGCTGGAACAAATAAACAAACAGGGATTAACCCAAATTACCCACCAATTGCTGAAGCACAGGGAAACCTTTAAAAAGAGTTACAATAAAACCGTAGATGCCGTTAGCGACCAGTTCCGGGAGCTGTTGGGAACCACTGCCATCGAAACCCGGATTTTCAATAACTGGTTAACGGTAGCCTCTGCCTATGCCACGGTGGCTCAAATTGTGGAGCTTCCGTTTAAATACGATACCATTATCCAGCTTTTTGTAGAGCTTATGGTTCTGCAAAACAGTGAAACAGCCAAGAATGATGATTTAGGCATTTTTTGGAAAACTGTTCAATACCTTATCAGTTCTAACATGCTTTTTGAAGGTGGCGACTATAAAGTAATTTATGCCGACCGGATTAACCGAACTTTTAAAGAAAACAGTGAATGGAAAAAGAGTGAGATTGTATTTCAAGAACCTAATGATTTATTATACCTGTCCGTTAGTCGTGTTTTCGGGTTATATAAATCACAGGCTTTGCGTGAAGGCGATAGACCTCTTCCGGATGCTACCGTTGAGTATTATCTAAAGAATAGTCCTGCTTATATATGCGATACCAAGAAAGTGAGTTTTAAAAAGATTGATGCAAAAAGCGGCATGCAAGAATACGATGAAAATGGAAATAAAAAATTCACCAGTACAACAGCCTTTGTCTTTTATCTGGATAAACTGAATCTTAGCTTGGAAAATGTGAAACGTGAAAACTAA
- a CDS encoding cysteine desulfurase family protein: MNTPDYLYFDYAASSPVFDEVIEAMMPFYQKYYGNPSNNINGMGIFIEDAIEISKNNIFELLNAQNHDVIFNSGATEGINTCLKSLYSLYGGDRKQIITCKTEHKAVIEVCNYLENFGAEIIYLPVDNNGNIKLEDLQNVVNNNTLGVVLMAVNNETGVMHDIKRISEICLENSIRFICDATQAVGKIKIDLNAVDIDYLILSGHKMYAPKGIGAILYKKSENFNALIHGGGQQKNFRSGTLNVPGIIGLGKAAEILIGKQNTEFDKIQIIQNTFESSLLKYRENLFVVSKDVNRSPFISNICFKNKDVEEILLPTRTYLSISTGSACSSQLIKPSHVLLAMGFSDNIADKCLRFSFGIQTTPKEVEQLLYILNSLLQ, translated from the coding sequence ATGAATACACCCGATTACCTTTATTTTGATTATGCAGCTTCATCTCCTGTTTTTGATGAAGTAATTGAGGCTATGATGCCATTTTATCAAAAATACTATGGTAATCCATCAAACAATATTAATGGTATGGGTATCTTCATTGAGGATGCAATAGAAATTTCAAAAAATAATATTTTTGAATTACTAAATGCTCAAAACCATGATGTTATATTCAATAGTGGTGCTACGGAGGGAATAAATACATGTTTAAAAAGTCTTTACAGCCTATATGGAGGAGATAGAAAACAAATTATAACATGTAAAACAGAACACAAAGCAGTAATTGAAGTCTGTAATTATTTAGAAAATTTTGGAGCAGAAATTATTTATTTGCCTGTTGACAATAATGGAAATATAAAACTTGAAGACTTACAAAATGTTGTTAACAATAATACCCTCGGAGTGGTATTAATGGCAGTAAATAATGAAACTGGGGTAATGCACGACATTAAAAGAATTTCTGAAATATGTCTTGAAAATTCCATCCGTTTTATTTGTGATGCAACGCAAGCAGTTGGCAAAATAAAAATTGATCTCAATGCAGTTGATATTGATTATCTTATTTTATCTGGACATAAAATGTATGCTCCTAAAGGCATTGGAGCAATATTATATAAGAAATCTGAAAACTTTAATGCGTTAATACATGGTGGTGGTCAACAAAAAAACTTTCGTTCAGGCACTTTAAACGTTCCGGGGATTATTGGATTAGGGAAAGCAGCAGAGATACTAATTGGCAAGCAGAATACAGAATTTGACAAAATCCAGATAATACAAAATACATTCGAATCTAGCTTATTAAAATACAGAGAAAACTTATTTGTAGTATCGAAAGATGTTAATAGAAGCCCTTTTATATCAAACATATGCTTTAAAAATAAAGACGTAGAAGAGATATTGCTTCCTACTAGAACATATTTATCTATTTCAACGGGTTCGGCTTGTTCAAGTCAGTTAATAAAACCATCACATGTCTTATTAGCTATGGGATTTAGTGATAATATTGCGGATAAATGTCTAAGATTTAGTTTTGGAATTCAAACAACTCCAAAAGAAGTTGAACAATTACTTTATATTTTAAATTCATTATTACAATAA
- a CDS encoding DEAD/DEAH box helicase family protein, translating into MCDLKTIKYPKSLEYISGTYYEPILFFLDAFSESKHFDLLLGYFSSTALNVLSFGITKFLANEGKMRIVINNVLSPEDKEVLLTSDKNFTNEAEFSFNYILKLLEAPGKHTLECFAWLLKNNRIEIVAVKPKEGKGISHYKSGIFSDGNQKISFKGSCNFSAQALLENLEELSVKKSWNSISDQTAINDHESYFEKIFNGSSDLVETIPFSEIEERIIDKFGGKDLPTLIEQEQNLIKKRNHQFNQNPILKERLELLETKLDDIIYAPKFPYNGSPRDYQEKAYNNWVSNNHKGVFAMATGTGKTITSLNCLLEEYKKTKLYQALILVPTNDLQNQWIDEVKKFNILRDIIVVGLDSNWKKKLSKLTTSIEFGAKKSYVIISTYSSFTRNALQLFVKYLDKDTIIIADEAHNIGAPRVKAVLDSISFNKRIGLSATPKRIYDDEGTEAMNLFFNDSPPYTYEFSMEEAIAKGILCQYDYFPHIVSLNSEELEEYKDLSKKLSQFFDAENQKYIDNEVVNSLLMKRKRIIHKAENKLPKFREVVNLEFKKKGNLKFSFVYVPEGLDNKSEEEERIIAYYNQAVMSVNSNVRVSSFTGETNDREEILQSFEKGDIDVLTAMKCLDEGVDVPRAELAIFCSSTGNPRQFIQRRGRILRKHDDKKFATIHDLIVVPHLDFDNEKTATFNMERNQVISELKRVADFSFMARNQFEAIERIQSICDYYNLNLYEIKETMK; encoded by the coding sequence ATGTGTGATCTGAAAACAATAAAATATCCTAAAAGTCTTGAATATATAAGTGGAACGTATTATGAGCCTATTCTTTTCTTTTTAGATGCATTTAGCGAGTCCAAGCACTTTGATTTGTTATTGGGTTATTTCAGTTCAACTGCATTAAACGTTCTATCTTTTGGCATTACTAAATTTCTTGCCAATGAAGGAAAAATGAGAATTGTGATTAATAATGTTCTTTCACCTGAAGATAAAGAAGTTTTATTGACATCTGATAAAAATTTTACAAATGAAGCCGAATTTTCATTTAATTATATTTTAAAATTATTAGAAGCTCCGGGGAAACATACTCTTGAATGTTTTGCATGGTTATTAAAAAATAATAGAATTGAAATTGTTGCAGTAAAGCCAAAAGAAGGGAAAGGTATATCACATTATAAATCAGGTATATTCTCTGATGGTAATCAAAAAATTAGTTTTAAAGGATCATGTAATTTTTCAGCTCAGGCATTGTTAGAAAACTTAGAAGAGTTAAGCGTGAAAAAATCATGGAACTCAATATCGGATCAAACTGCAATTAATGATCATGAAAGTTATTTTGAGAAAATATTCAATGGAAGTTCTGATTTAGTTGAGACCATACCATTTTCTGAAATTGAAGAAAGAATTATAGATAAATTTGGAGGGAAAGACTTACCCACACTAATCGAGCAGGAGCAAAATTTAATTAAGAAAAGAAATCATCAATTTAATCAAAACCCAATATTAAAGGAAAGATTAGAGTTATTAGAAACTAAACTTGATGATATAATTTATGCTCCAAAATTTCCTTATAACGGATCTCCAAGGGATTATCAAGAGAAAGCGTATAACAATTGGGTAAGTAATAATCATAAGGGTGTTTTTGCAATGGCTACCGGAACCGGGAAAACAATAACATCTTTAAACTGCCTATTAGAAGAATATAAGAAAACAAAATTATATCAAGCATTAATTCTAGTTCCTACGAATGACTTGCAAAATCAATGGATTGATGAAGTGAAAAAATTTAACATTTTAAGAGATATAATTGTTGTTGGTCTTGATTCAAATTGGAAAAAGAAATTGAGTAAGCTAACTACTTCAATTGAATTTGGAGCAAAAAAATCTTATGTTATAATCAGTACTTACTCATCTTTCACACGGAATGCTCTTCAGCTATTTGTGAAATATTTAGATAAAGACACGATTATTATTGCTGACGAAGCCCATAATATTGGCGCACCAAGAGTTAAAGCTGTTTTAGATTCTATTTCATTCAACAAACGGATAGGACTTTCAGCAACTCCGAAAAGGATTTATGACGATGAAGGAACAGAAGCAATGAACCTATTCTTCAACGATTCTCCTCCTTATACATATGAATTTTCAATGGAAGAAGCTATTGCTAAAGGAATACTTTGTCAATATGACTATTTTCCTCATATAGTTTCTTTGAATTCAGAAGAATTAGAAGAGTACAAAGATTTATCCAAAAAATTATCTCAATTTTTTGATGCGGAAAATCAAAAATATATTGATAATGAAGTTGTCAACAGTCTTTTAATGAAACGAAAGAGAATTATTCATAAAGCTGAAAATAAACTACCAAAATTCAGAGAAGTTGTAAATTTGGAATTTAAAAAGAAAGGTAATCTTAAATTTTCTTTTGTTTACGTTCCTGAAGGATTAGACAATAAAAGTGAAGAAGAAGAACGAATAATTGCATATTATAATCAGGCTGTTATGTCTGTAAATTCAAATGTTAGAGTTTCAAGTTTTACGGGAGAAACTAATGATAGAGAAGAAATTCTTCAAAGTTTTGAAAAAGGGGATATTGATGTACTTACAGCAATGAAATGTTTAGATGAAGGAGTTGATGTTCCAAGAGCAGAACTTGCTATCTTTTGTTCAAGTACAGGAAATCCTCGTCAATTTATACAAAGAAGGGGCAGAATTCTCCGAAAACATGATGACAAAAAATTTGCTACCATACATGATTTAATTGTTGTTCCACATTTAGATTTTGACAATGAAAAAACAGCCACTTTTAACATGGAAAGGAATCAGGTCATTAGTGAATTAAAAAGGGTTGCTGATTTTTCCTTTATGGCAAGAAACCAATTTGAAGCGATTGAAAGAATACAATCAATATGCGATTATTATAATCTTAATCTTTATGAGATAAAAGAAACAATGAAATAA
- a CDS encoding AAA family ATPase: MIIKSIAIENFQCYSGTLEENTFHFRKGLNVIIGDNGSGKSKLYDAFYWVLYDKVFNSSTRDLEPTSHVTINLLSDKAKSNCEVGESIIAKVVLTLEETKENTSFQDEYRLERSYRIRKISESNDFNDRTIWDISTQSITKVEKKDILNFKPVGGDREFERITDKLLPNDMKPYLWFQGEQVDSLIDFKKEDSLTQAINVLSDITHYDSLIEISSKVFNQADTAYKSELRKHSKSSQKTEELQWQQETIEKKIETDEINLVQIKQNLEYAEIHKEELLGKIQDAQELEKLKVEIKNAEENVKRINNQLEKARKNYNSNIFSKKWLLRNAGKYVDKFETLLKDYEDTRAEEKVNYKIELQQEEARKNRLPEDVPNKVYLQAMINEKHCFLCDRGFEEGDHAHNYISEILNKAKSNRVRFSDFLNNDLNKYFTQLLSNALYLNNNFIPRVDESIREELERIGKIEDKKIGVKEEFERIENKLKSLLATSKIELEESNHIVNQFNSFDSSKERFVKELAHTEDRLKENKQKLKEILDSLKESLDSNMDESFILRRDLLESFYEIAISTRENVYAEQIKRIEIEANKHFKKMTEENSSVRGHIILERRGKSYMPKNVDDNGIELTSINDSNLILIKLATIMAIVSAKGRGDFYPLISDAPTSKFSDNYTIGFCNAVSEVYNQSIIISYDFYHNNALRERLFKEVSNLGSVYEITPSIKEENRVNRTELSTNITTLN, translated from the coding sequence ATGATTATAAAATCTATTGCGATAGAGAATTTTCAATGTTATTCTGGTACTTTGGAAGAAAATACTTTTCATTTTAGAAAAGGTCTAAATGTAATTATAGGAGACAATGGTTCTGGAAAATCAAAATTATATGATGCATTTTATTGGGTGCTTTATGATAAGGTTTTTAACTCATCAACCAGAGACCTAGAGCCTACGTCACATGTAACAATTAACCTTTTATCAGATAAAGCAAAATCTAACTGTGAAGTTGGTGAATCTATAATAGCAAAAGTTGTTCTTACACTTGAAGAAACAAAAGAGAATACAAGTTTTCAAGATGAATATCGATTGGAAAGAAGTTATCGAATAAGAAAAATTAGTGAATCCAATGATTTTAATGATAGAACAATTTGGGATATTAGCACTCAAAGTATTACTAAAGTAGAAAAGAAGGATATTCTAAATTTCAAACCGGTAGGAGGTGATAGAGAATTTGAAAGAATCACTGATAAACTATTACCAAATGACATGAAACCATATTTGTGGTTCCAAGGAGAACAGGTAGATAGTTTAATTGACTTCAAAAAAGAAGATTCACTTACACAAGCAATCAACGTTCTAAGTGATATTACACATTATGATTCATTGATAGAAATTTCATCAAAGGTATTTAATCAGGCAGATACTGCCTATAAATCAGAACTCAGAAAGCATTCAAAATCTAGTCAGAAAACTGAAGAATTGCAATGGCAACAAGAAACAATTGAAAAGAAAATTGAAACGGATGAGATTAACTTAGTTCAGATTAAACAAAATTTAGAATACGCTGAAATACATAAAGAGGAATTACTTGGCAAAATTCAAGATGCACAAGAACTTGAAAAATTGAAAGTTGAAATTAAAAATGCTGAGGAAAATGTAAAAAGGATTAATAATCAGTTAGAAAAAGCAAGAAAGAACTACAATAGCAATATTTTTAGTAAAAAGTGGTTGCTTAGAAATGCAGGAAAATATGTTGATAAATTTGAGACTTTACTAAAAGATTACGAAGATACACGTGCAGAAGAAAAAGTAAATTATAAAATTGAACTCCAGCAAGAAGAAGCCAGAAAAAATAGACTTCCTGAAGACGTGCCAAATAAAGTTTATTTACAAGCAATGATTAACGAAAAACATTGTTTCCTATGCGATAGAGGTTTTGAAGAAGGAGACCACGCACATAATTACATTTCAGAAATTCTTAATAAAGCAAAAAGCAATAGAGTAAGATTTTCAGATTTCCTTAATAATGACCTAAATAAATATTTTACGCAATTATTAAGCAATGCCTTGTATTTAAACAATAATTTCATTCCTAGGGTTGATGAATCTATTAGAGAAGAATTAGAACGGATAGGCAAAATTGAAGATAAGAAAATTGGTGTAAAAGAGGAATTTGAAAGAATTGAAAACAAATTAAAAAGCTTATTAGCGACAAGCAAGATTGAACTTGAAGAATCAAATCATATTGTAAATCAATTTAATAGTTTTGATAGTTCAAAAGAAAGGTTTGTTAAAGAATTGGCACATACGGAAGATAGATTAAAAGAAAATAAACAAAAGCTTAAAGAAATCTTAGATAGCCTCAAAGAATCATTGGATAGTAATATGGATGAATCCTTTATTTTAAGAAGAGACTTATTGGAATCCTTTTACGAAATAGCTATTTCAACTAGAGAAAATGTTTATGCTGAACAAATTAAAAGAATTGAAATTGAAGCAAATAAGCATTTCAAAAAAATGACTGAGGAAAACAGTTCAGTAAGAGGGCATATTATTTTGGAACGCAGAGGAAAAAGTTATATGCCGAAAAATGTTGATGATAATGGAATAGAACTAACTTCTATCAATGATTCAAACTTAATTTTAATCAAATTAGCTACTATTATGGCAATTGTATCTGCTAAAGGAAGAGGAGATTTTTATCCCTTAATTTCAGATGCCCCAACCTCTAAGTTCAGTGATAACTATACTATTGGATTTTGCAATGCTGTTAGCGAGGTATATAACCAAAGTATTATAATAAGTTACGATTTCTATCACAATAATGCATTAAGAGAACGTTTATTTAAAGAGGTTAGTAACTTAGGTTCTGTGTATGAAATAACTCCTTCCATCAAAGAAGAAAATAGGGTTAATCGCACAGAACTATCAACAAACATTACGACTTTAAATTAA
- a CDS encoding class I SAM-dependent methyltransferase, which yields MDNNPEFLKTLAIFIPLIIAAISLAFNVRKNIKEFKYNLQLLEEQKITDKRKEIGRKLNEFYGPFIQNLKKSSTLYRALLENKENKKEFRLLDIFLVEEKRNTLSDNDWVLIKEIIQIGKNQQKLIEEKGGLIDDPTLCNYYVDLKSMDKYPFDRRDLHNIGLIPRVNAHYRILYLAYKRKLKGDPERFRDYVFPRWLSMEVERRIFELQNELAMLRSIPKKISYKKELSETISSYDNYASEYDTNVRNIYNEYYESFILKLKESFPNLSEKQINILDLGCGSGRDIDFFYKKGFNITGIDKSKKLIKIARKKLQNVTILNEDILNFNTIGKKYNGIWINASLLHIPKIYIRSVLLNVVKSLEINGIVYISLKEGFGEHFEPDKRYNDAMKFWAFYTEFEIINNLENIGMEILNSNIEKKNTTYSTHPWINILAKKK from the coding sequence ATGGATAACAATCCAGAATTTTTAAAAACCCTTGCAATATTTATTCCCTTGATTATTGCAGCAATCTCTCTAGCATTTAATGTCAGAAAAAATATTAAAGAATTCAAGTACAATCTACAATTACTTGAAGAACAAAAGATTACAGACAAGCGGAAAGAAATAGGTCGAAAATTGAATGAATTTTATGGACCTTTCATTCAAAATTTAAAAAAAAGTTCAACTTTATATCGTGCCCTACTTGAAAATAAAGAAAACAAAAAGGAATTCAGACTTTTGGATATTTTTCTTGTTGAAGAGAAAAGAAATACATTAAGTGATAATGATTGGGTATTAATTAAGGAAATAATTCAAATTGGAAAAAATCAACAAAAATTAATTGAGGAAAAAGGTGGATTAATTGATGACCCTACACTCTGTAATTATTATGTGGATTTAAAATCTATGGACAAATACCCTTTTGATCGGAGAGATTTGCATAATATTGGTTTGATACCAAGAGTTAATGCCCATTATAGAATATTGTATTTGGCATATAAAAGAAAATTGAAAGGTGATCCTGAAAGATTCAGGGACTATGTATTTCCGAGGTGGTTGTCGATGGAAGTTGAACGAAGAATTTTTGAATTACAAAATGAATTAGCTATGCTACGTTCTATACCCAAAAAGATATCATACAAAAAGGAATTGTCAGAAACAATAAGTAGCTATGATAACTATGCTTCTGAATATGATACTAATGTAAGAAATATTTATAACGAATATTATGAATCCTTTATTCTTAAATTAAAAGAATCTTTTCCAAACTTAAGTGAAAAGCAAATTAACATTTTAGACCTTGGATGCGGTTCTGGTCGAGATATTGATTTCTTTTATAAAAAGGGGTTCAATATTACTGGGATTGATAAATCAAAGAAACTAATAAAAATTGCAAGAAAAAAATTACAAAATGTCACTATATTAAATGAAGATATTTTAAACTTCAATACCATAGGAAAAAAATATAATGGAATTTGGATAAACGCAAGCTTACTGCACATACCTAAGATATATATAAGAAGTGTTTTGCTAAACGTTGTTAAGAGTCTTGAAATAAATGGCATAGTTTATATATCATTAAAAGAAGGTTTTGGAGAGCATTTTGAACCGGATAAAAGATATAATGATGCAATGAAATTTTGGGCGTTTTATACTGAATTTGAAATTATAAATAACCTTGAGAATATTGGAATGGAAATACTTAATAGTAATATCGAAAAAAAGAATACGACTTACTCAACTCATCCTTGGATAAATATTTTAGCAAAGAAAAAATAG